From Segatella copri, the proteins below share one genomic window:
- a CDS encoding glycoside hydrolase family 5 protein, producing the protein MKRNFLKISLFLIGVFTCFSCEASTLPSSGSSDGVGESIPTAQQWNKDVVGWNLGNEFECSAPGQDGESMQIGNPDGSIHAETAWGNPVVTKKMIQAVKKAGFNAIRIPIRWQCHITNAQAMSIDKAWIARIKEVVGWCLDNDLKVIINVHHEKWLESRPTYQYKEENCQKLALLWMNIASEFANYDYRLAFAGTNEVHIKDNWGKPTAENLEVQNAYNQIFVDVVRATGGNNAKRHLILQTYVCNPWFGIENGDFIIPKDAEGNGNNYMSVEFHYYQPWSYAGDCTYDYWGDAYKDAGKIPADNEKTMTDFFDKAVNTWSNKGLGIVIGEWGVTDHYKSNSEKVHENMTYYCKFLTTEARKRGFSTFVWDNNHFGNGSEKYGIFDRFKSMKVNAPWILEGIFGKE; encoded by the coding sequence ATGAAAAGGAACTTTTTGAAAATTAGCCTCTTTTTAATAGGCGTCTTCACATGTTTCTCATGCGAAGCAAGTACGTTGCCCTCATCCGGCAGTTCTGATGGCGTAGGCGAATCCATACCTACTGCCCAGCAATGGAATAAAGATGTTGTGGGGTGGAATCTTGGCAATGAATTCGAGTGTTCAGCTCCTGGACAGGATGGTGAGTCGATGCAGATTGGCAACCCTGATGGTTCTATCCATGCAGAGACAGCCTGGGGCAATCCCGTTGTTACCAAGAAGATGATACAAGCCGTGAAGAAGGCAGGTTTCAATGCCATCCGTATTCCAATCCGTTGGCAGTGCCACATTACCAACGCTCAGGCGATGAGCATCGACAAGGCTTGGATTGCCCGTATCAAGGAAGTGGTGGGCTGGTGTCTGGATAATGACCTCAAGGTTATCATCAATGTGCATCATGAAAAATGGCTCGAAAGTCGTCCTACCTATCAATATAAGGAAGAAAACTGCCAGAAGCTTGCGCTCCTCTGGATGAATATCGCTTCTGAGTTTGCCAATTATGATTATCGTCTTGCTTTCGCAGGAACTAACGAAGTGCATATCAAAGATAATTGGGGCAAGCCTACTGCCGAGAATCTCGAAGTGCAGAATGCTTACAATCAGATATTCGTGGATGTGGTTCGTGCCACAGGCGGCAACAATGCCAAGCGCCACCTCATCTTACAGACTTACGTTTGTAACCCATGGTTTGGCATCGAGAATGGAGATTTCATCATTCCGAAGGATGCCGAAGGCAATGGCAACAACTATATGAGTGTGGAATTTCACTACTATCAGCCATGGAGCTACGCCGGCGATTGCACCTACGATTACTGGGGTGATGCCTACAAGGATGCTGGCAAGATACCTGCAGACAACGAGAAGACGATGACGGATTTCTTCGACAAGGCGGTGAATACCTGGAGCAACAAAGGACTGGGTATCGTAATAGGAGAGTGGGGAGTAACCGATCACTATAAGTCAAACTCAGAGAAAGTGCATGAAAACATGACCTACTACTGTAAGTTCTTGACTACGGAGGCTCGCAAACGAGGCTTCTCTACTTTCGTTTGGGACAACAACCACTTCGGCAACGGCTCTGAGAAGTATGGCATCTTCGACCGTTTCAAGAGTATGAAGGTGAATGCTCCTTGGATTCTCGAAGGAATCTTTGGGAAAGAATAA
- a CDS encoding SusC/RagA family TonB-linked outer membrane protein, with protein MRKKTMFLGLLGAGLMWMPASAILAAQMNNAAMSVQQNQGIKGTVVDATGETLIGASVKVAGTTNGAVTDIDGNFTLNCKPGATLEVSYIGYKTMTVKAANGMKITMQEDGKALNEVVVTALGIKRDRKALGYGLEEVKGEELTKAKETNVINSLSGKVAGLVVQNTAGGASGSTRVLLRGNTEMAGNNQPLYVVDGVPLDNTNFGSAGEAGGYDLGDGISAINPDDIETMTVLKGPAASALYGSRASHGVILITTKKAEKDKIGVEYNGSFTIDTQLAKWDDVQTTYGMGYNGALPTSSTAGTNSSWGPKADDFVFKYFDGEERPFMMYPNNASDFFRTGFTAQNSAILSVNSGKTGMRFSVTDMRNKDILPNTNMSRDNFNLRVNTSAGPVDFDFTANYTRENVKNRPALGDSQSNVGKNLMTLAGTYNQAWLKHYEDADGNYSNWNANDQYNKNPYWDLYKNGNTSKKDVFRLTGKAIWNINKHLKLQGTIGTDINSMNFEDFIAKTTPGTPAGKLTDQIFNNRTLNAELLALYNNSWGDFDVNATAGGNIFKVNNKTITNTGLNQQMNGIQNIMNYQEQNTRESMYKKQISSLYASASLGYKHTYYLEGTLRGDKSSTLPTNNNTYVYPSVSGSLVFSEFIKNKKFINYGKIRASWAKVGSDTDPYQLALNYSTGKYSYSGYTIGMIANSTQPNKDLKPTMTGSYEVGLEMKFLNGRLGLDATYYNQNSKNQILSLASTTTSGYAYRLINAGEIQNQGIEIALNARALQIKDFAWDLGVNFSKNTNKVKSLVDGMDYFELAKATWCGVSVGAQVGENYGAIRGHDVVRNEQGQVVIDAATGLPKVDQNVKTIGNSSWDWTGGFYTTFSYKNFRLSASFDVKVGADIYSMSMRSAYQTGKAKGTLAGREEWYASEEARQAAGKDISAWRESGNCKGLVVDGVIDNGDGTYRKNDIAVSPEDYWKHMAQNVQSEFVYDNSYVKCREITFGYTFPESILGKYVKGLTVSFVARNPFIVWKNIPNIDPDSSYNTSGLGLEYGSLPSRKSYGLNVNVKF; from the coding sequence ATGAGAAAGAAAACTATGTTTCTCGGCCTGCTCGGTGCAGGTTTGATGTGGATGCCTGCTTCTGCCATTCTCGCTGCCCAGATGAACAATGCAGCGATGAGCGTTCAGCAGAACCAAGGCATCAAGGGTACAGTGGTGGATGCCACTGGCGAAACCTTGATTGGCGCTAGCGTGAAGGTGGCTGGTACAACCAACGGTGCCGTTACCGATATAGATGGTAACTTTACGTTGAACTGCAAGCCTGGAGCAACGCTCGAAGTGAGCTACATCGGTTACAAGACGATGACCGTGAAAGCTGCTAATGGCATGAAAATCACGATGCAAGAGGATGGTAAGGCCTTGAATGAGGTCGTTGTTACCGCCCTTGGTATCAAGCGCGACCGCAAGGCTTTGGGCTATGGCTTGGAGGAGGTTAAAGGTGAGGAACTTACCAAGGCGAAGGAAACCAACGTCATCAACTCTCTTTCAGGTAAGGTGGCTGGTCTCGTTGTGCAGAACACCGCTGGCGGTGCTTCTGGTTCTACCCGCGTGCTTCTTCGTGGTAATACAGAAATGGCAGGCAATAACCAGCCTCTCTACGTGGTGGATGGTGTGCCTTTGGATAATACCAACTTTGGCAGTGCTGGTGAAGCTGGTGGTTATGACCTCGGTGATGGTATCTCTGCCATCAATCCTGACGACATCGAGACGATGACCGTATTGAAAGGTCCTGCTGCCTCTGCCCTCTATGGTAGCCGTGCTTCCCACGGTGTTATCTTGATTACGACCAAGAAGGCGGAGAAGGATAAGATTGGTGTAGAGTACAATGGTTCTTTCACCATCGATACCCAGTTGGCTAAGTGGGATGATGTGCAGACAACTTATGGTATGGGCTACAATGGTGCCCTTCCTACATCCAGTACAGCTGGTACCAACTCCAGTTGGGGTCCTAAGGCTGATGATTTCGTCTTCAAGTATTTCGATGGCGAGGAGCGTCCATTCATGATGTATCCCAACAACGCCTCCGATTTCTTCCGCACAGGTTTCACCGCCCAGAACTCTGCCATCCTCTCAGTTAATTCTGGTAAGACGGGTATGCGTTTCTCTGTTACCGATATGCGCAATAAGGACATCTTGCCTAACACCAACATGAGTCGTGACAACTTCAACCTCCGTGTGAATACCTCAGCTGGTCCTGTTGACTTCGACTTCACCGCCAACTATACTCGTGAGAACGTGAAGAACCGTCCTGCCCTTGGTGATTCTCAGAGCAATGTAGGTAAGAACCTCATGACTTTGGCTGGTACCTACAACCAGGCTTGGTTGAAGCACTATGAGGATGCCGACGGCAACTACTCCAACTGGAATGCTAACGACCAGTATAACAAGAACCCATACTGGGATCTCTATAAGAATGGCAATACTTCTAAGAAAGATGTGTTCCGCTTGACAGGTAAGGCAATCTGGAACATCAACAAGCACTTGAAGTTGCAGGGTACCATCGGTACCGACATCAACAGCATGAACTTCGAGGACTTCATCGCCAAGACAACTCCAGGTACACCAGCAGGAAAGCTTACCGACCAAATCTTCAATAACAGAACACTGAACGCAGAGCTCCTTGCCCTCTACAACAACTCATGGGGCGATTTCGATGTCAATGCCACAGCGGGTGGCAACATCTTCAAGGTGAACAACAAGACCATCACCAATACCGGTCTTAACCAGCAGATGAATGGCATCCAGAACATCATGAACTATCAGGAGCAGAACACTCGTGAGAGTATGTACAAGAAGCAGATCAGCTCTCTTTATGCCAGCGCGAGCCTCGGCTACAAGCATACTTACTATTTGGAGGGAACCCTCCGTGGCGATAAGTCGTCTACGCTCCCTACAAATAACAATACATACGTATATCCATCTGTATCGGGTAGTTTGGTTTTCTCCGAGTTTATCAAGAACAAGAAGTTCATCAATTATGGTAAGATTCGCGCATCTTGGGCAAAGGTAGGTAGCGATACCGACCCTTACCAGCTTGCACTCAACTACTCCACAGGCAAGTATAGCTACTCGGGTTATACCATCGGTATGATAGCCAACTCAACACAGCCAAACAAGGATTTGAAGCCTACAATGACAGGTTCTTACGAGGTAGGTTTGGAGATGAAGTTCCTCAACGGACGCTTGGGCTTGGATGCCACCTATTACAACCAGAACTCCAAGAACCAGATTTTGAGTTTGGCTTCAACCACCACCTCTGGCTATGCTTACCGCCTCATCAATGCCGGTGAGATTCAGAACCAGGGTATCGAGATTGCCCTCAATGCCCGTGCCTTGCAGATCAAGGACTTCGCTTGGGACTTGGGTGTCAACTTCTCCAAGAATACCAACAAGGTGAAGTCGCTCGTAGATGGTATGGACTATTTTGAGCTTGCCAAGGCCACATGGTGCGGTGTATCAGTAGGTGCTCAGGTTGGCGAGAATTATGGTGCTATCCGTGGACACGATGTTGTTCGCAATGAGCAGGGACAAGTTGTCATCGATGCAGCCACAGGACTTCCAAAGGTTGACCAGAACGTGAAGACCATCGGCAACTCTTCTTGGGATTGGACTGGTGGTTTCTATACCACATTCTCTTACAAGAACTTCCGCCTCTCTGCATCTTTCGATGTGAAGGTGGGTGCTGATATCTACTCTATGTCTATGCGCTCTGCATACCAGACTGGTAAGGCAAAGGGAACATTGGCAGGCCGTGAGGAGTGGTACGCTTCTGAGGAGGCTCGTCAGGCAGCAGGTAAGGACATCTCGGCATGGCGTGAGTCTGGCAACTGCAAGGGACTCGTAGTGGATGGTGTTATCGACAATGGTGATGGTACTTATCGTAAGAACGACATCGCTGTGAGCCCAGAGGATTACTGGAAGCACATGGCTCAGAACGTACAGAGCGAGTTTGTATATGACAACTCTTACGTGAAGTGTCGTGAGATTACTTTCGGCTATACCTTCCCAGAGAGCATCCTGGGCAAGTATGTCAAGGGCTTGACCGTATCCTTCGTGGCTCGTAACCCATTCATTGTTTGGAAGAACATTCCTAACATCGACCCAGACTCCAGCTACAACACCTCAGGTCTCGGCCTGGAATATGGTTCCCTGCCATCTCGCAAGAGTTATGGTTTGAACGTGAATGTGAAGTTCTAG
- a CDS encoding SusD/RagB family nutrient-binding outer membrane lipoprotein, with product MNNIIKKYIGKSSLMMAFALMATGTAMTSCSDDTLSNINTDKTKVNELDPNAQLTTALLQTYGDFSLMDTYRNYITGFPQYFAGGWNVTNYAGSNSREDDMTRRVWDRYYEIGIKNLVDAIHNSADKANLNAVLRIHRVYLTAVLADIYGDVPCSEAGLGYISGISNPKYDTVEELYSWFFKELDACEKQLGTGTDHISGDVTSMGGDVAKWKKYANALRMRYAMRISDVNPQKAKEEFEKAVAAGAIASAADDAYIKYADAPFTYYDGANDYDFRANALGEILYGQDATSPTMVCSTLFYQLQNTNDPRLYRICRHYYNIKRSQVKPDKEQNIDLTDEVLAYFQRQGIGEEPCNPGAAWYSDWMNVPEVSEFPTLAKLAKQDANNYDNSDFRARMMRPCLNIDFEMPSCPGILITSAEVKFLMAEAKTKGWNVSGDAETLYEEGVRASMEMLNNYYLTSNKISEDEINEFIANNKLGDNPKATINTQAWILHMMNPSEGWANLRRSDYPAILDRSRLGIFTNGFTYTDSNMAMPTRLRYPELEGQYNSVNYKAAIERMGGTDDWHKQLWWDKANVNLQPEFTPVNGKGYIK from the coding sequence ATGAACAATATAATCAAGAAATATATAGGTAAGAGCAGCCTGATGATGGCTTTCGCCCTGATGGCAACCGGCACTGCGATGACTTCTTGCTCTGATGATACCTTGAGCAACATCAATACCGATAAGACCAAGGTGAACGAGCTCGACCCTAACGCACAGTTGACAACAGCTTTGTTGCAGACTTACGGTGACTTCAGTCTGATGGATACCTACCGTAACTATATAACTGGTTTTCCACAGTATTTTGCTGGTGGTTGGAATGTAACCAATTACGCTGGTTCTAATTCCAGAGAAGATGATATGACCCGTCGAGTTTGGGACCGCTATTATGAAATCGGTATCAAGAACCTTGTGGATGCCATCCACAATTCTGCAGACAAGGCAAACTTGAATGCGGTACTTCGTATCCATCGTGTCTATCTCACGGCAGTTTTGGCAGATATCTACGGTGACGTGCCTTGTTCGGAGGCAGGTCTGGGTTATATCTCAGGTATCTCCAACCCTAAGTATGATACCGTAGAGGAACTCTACAGCTGGTTCTTCAAGGAACTTGACGCTTGCGAGAAGCAGCTTGGCACAGGTACCGACCACATTTCTGGTGATGTCACCAGCATGGGTGGTGATGTAGCTAAGTGGAAGAAGTATGCCAATGCACTCCGTATGCGCTATGCCATGCGCATTTCCGATGTTAATCCACAGAAGGCAAAGGAGGAGTTTGAGAAGGCTGTAGCTGCCGGTGCTATCGCCAGTGCTGCCGATGATGCTTATATCAAGTATGCTGATGCACCATTTACCTATTATGATGGAGCCAACGACTACGATTTCCGTGCCAATGCCTTGGGAGAGATACTCTATGGTCAGGATGCCACATCGCCTACCATGGTATGCTCTACCTTGTTCTATCAGTTGCAGAATACCAACGACCCTCGTCTCTATCGCATCTGTCGCCACTATTACAACATCAAGCGTAGTCAGGTGAAGCCAGACAAGGAGCAGAACATCGACTTGACCGATGAGGTGTTGGCTTACTTCCAGCGTCAAGGTATTGGTGAGGAGCCTTGTAATCCTGGTGCTGCTTGGTATAGCGACTGGATGAACGTGCCTGAGGTATCAGAATTTCCTACTCTCGCTAAGTTGGCTAAGCAGGATGCTAACAATTATGACAACTCAGATTTTCGTGCACGTATGATGCGTCCATGCTTGAACATCGACTTTGAGATGCCTTCTTGCCCTGGTATTCTGATTACCTCTGCCGAGGTGAAATTCCTCATGGCCGAGGCTAAGACCAAGGGTTGGAATGTAAGTGGTGACGCTGAGACTCTCTATGAGGAAGGTGTTCGTGCTTCTATGGAGATGCTCAACAACTATTATCTCACGTCCAACAAGATTTCTGAGGATGAGATCAATGAGTTCATTGCCAACAACAAGTTGGGTGACAATCCTAAGGCGACCATCAACACCCAGGCATGGATTCTCCACATGATGAACCCATCAGAGGGTTGGGCTAACTTGCGTCGCTCCGACTATCCTGCTATCCTGGACAGAAGCCGACTAGGCATCTTTACCAATGGTTTCACTTATACCGATTCTAACATGGCTATGCCTACTCGCTTGCGTTATCCAGAGTTGGAAGGTCAGTATAACAGCGTCAACTATAAGGCTGCCATCGAGCGTATGGGTGGTACTGATGATTGGCACAAGCAGCTTTGGTGGGATAAGGCTAACGTCAACCTTCAGCCAGAATTCACTCCAGTTAATGGTAAAGGATACATTAAGTAA
- a CDS encoding hybrid sensor histidine kinase/response regulator transcription factor, with amino-acid sequence MKRYKSCTLIILLLLASALQAYAHVSRNMFMLSNLNADNGLSSPRVYSIVEAEDGAMWISTKRGVDRYNGQQVTNYTLYTEMPYSDASGRCIKLTKDAQHLIYAYDNKGKVYIYDKRKDTFVLKCNLQKILGGSIVLNELLVDEKGNFWLAMDRGIYCLSAATDGKEIVRETAKGRFVLKNTYINHIQFIGQKLLIGTFKDVYCYSMSARKLEKKISGSSVVSSYHDIVGHRIWLGTFHEGVKVVDDRTWKLIKSADFQSLQNIPKIPVRSIILYDKQTLLMAVDGAGIYAYDSSNKQTKLLLDTDGRPGNVLNGNGLYTLCCDRFGDLWTGSYSGGVDLAIPMKHTLEYITHEYLNSQSLIDNCVNDVFQSRDGKIWYATDKGVSVYDAQTRLWHHGLYNKVALTICQTVDGRILVGTYGNGVYQVHADGTSMPAYSVETGMLKSDYVFSLFTDSDGNVWVGCLDGDMACFPSDKYNLNGTGKSVFYLPVNEVQCITESLDKRFIAVGTSHGGYLIDKREPLHPHRFFYPEQYPEKDINLFVNSMAFQDSRHIWIGTDGGGLYDYDLLTKKFKRYTNQDALPSNTVYGLIRGINGNLWISTDKGLAFMKQGKIVNLNIFKGMEREYNRMSVACTSDGRVLFGSNDGVVALTPMFAKGLNYAAPLRIHSVEVEGVERSDYWNECLFEMLKEGKLKLSHNENTLVVSFESINYQYQYDIQYQYYLEGYDRNWSKPSSNQLARFVNLPSGSYVLHVKAICRSNGRELGETTLEIHIAQPWWNTWWAWIIYLCIFAAILYFVWQYYKERLQRKYYDEKINFFVNTAHNIRTPLSLVLAPLDNLANDSSLSEKSRGFLDMAHRNGNKLLKMVTELLDFQKVEQSAEQVRLQDIELPMLLRVQLEKFVLAAQEKHIQLCIETCPQQQIHSDVKMMDLILENLLSNAIKYTPQGGKVTLSASVEGKMAMIHVCDTGIGIPKAEIKSIFKTFFRASNAINSQEMGSGLGLMLTRKLVEKLGGKLSFVSEEGKGTTFCVKMPLGNVTDSSVRLVGEKKNVATESSLAEDKHDETSQTVSSAVLQDADVSTDTLLFVDDNEDLRKYIRMTFGDSYQVVDVESAEAALKYLKEGGVCDIVVSDVMMPGMHGDEFCRSIKENKETSWLPVILLTAKAGRDFMIEGLGLGADDYIAKPFDTAILASKVASILKNRRRLSQYYMDRSLALVRGEVASGSASSEQIVGSDSSDEHLEPTGTSEEKKDDTVLNKQGQTFENVAEAVLDPQDQAFVDKATRLVLAHLSDTDFNIDRLCREMAMSRTLFYGRLKTLTGQSPQDFMRLIRLEQAAIFLKQGDSVLDVSVKAGFVNVKYFSTVFKKHFGVSPSKYL; translated from the coding sequence ATGAAACGATATAAATCCTGTACTCTCATTATATTGCTGCTGTTGGCATCGGCTCTTCAGGCATATGCGCATGTTTCCAGAAATATGTTCATGCTTTCCAATCTCAATGCTGACAATGGTCTTTCCAGCCCTCGAGTTTATTCTATTGTCGAGGCAGAGGATGGTGCCATGTGGATAAGTACTAAGCGTGGAGTTGACCGATATAATGGGCAACAAGTAACCAATTATACTTTATACACAGAGATGCCGTATAGTGATGCTAGTGGTAGATGTATTAAACTGACTAAGGATGCGCAACATCTGATTTACGCCTACGACAACAAGGGAAAGGTGTATATATATGATAAGAGGAAAGATACATTTGTCTTGAAATGTAATCTTCAGAAAATTTTAGGTGGAAGTATCGTGTTGAACGAACTGTTGGTAGACGAAAAGGGTAATTTCTGGTTAGCTATGGATAGAGGCATTTATTGCTTGTCAGCAGCTACTGATGGAAAGGAGATAGTTCGGGAGACAGCTAAGGGTAGGTTTGTATTGAAAAATACCTATATTAATCATATCCAATTTATAGGTCAGAAACTCTTGATAGGAACTTTTAAAGATGTTTATTGCTATTCGATGTCTGCCCGGAAGTTAGAAAAGAAGATTAGTGGCAGTTCTGTAGTATCCTCTTATCATGATATTGTGGGACATCGTATCTGGCTGGGTACTTTTCACGAAGGAGTTAAAGTGGTGGATGATCGTACTTGGAAGCTGATAAAATCTGCTGATTTCCAATCTTTGCAAAACATTCCTAAAATTCCCGTACGTTCAATCATTTTATATGATAAGCAGACTCTTCTGATGGCTGTAGATGGAGCAGGAATATATGCTTATGACAGTTCGAATAAACAAACCAAGCTCTTGCTTGATACAGATGGACGTCCGGGTAACGTGCTGAATGGTAATGGATTATATACCTTGTGCTGCGATCGTTTTGGCGATTTATGGACAGGCTCTTACTCGGGAGGAGTAGATTTGGCAATACCGATGAAACATACATTGGAATATATCACACATGAATATCTCAACAGTCAATCACTGATAGATAATTGTGTGAACGATGTTTTCCAAAGCCGTGATGGGAAAATATGGTATGCCACAGATAAAGGAGTAAGTGTTTATGATGCGCAGACTCGTCTTTGGCATCATGGATTATATAATAAAGTGGCGCTTACGATTTGTCAGACTGTAGACGGCAGAATTCTGGTTGGTACCTATGGTAATGGCGTATATCAGGTTCATGCTGATGGCACTAGTATGCCTGCTTATTCTGTGGAAACAGGAATGTTGAAGAGTGATTACGTATTCAGTCTTTTTACTGATAGCGATGGTAATGTTTGGGTGGGATGTTTGGATGGAGATATGGCTTGTTTCCCTTCTGATAAATATAATTTGAATGGAACGGGAAAGTCGGTATTCTATCTGCCTGTCAACGAAGTGCAATGCATCACGGAATCACTGGATAAGCGTTTTATTGCTGTAGGAACTTCGCATGGAGGCTATTTGATTGATAAGCGTGAACCTTTGCATCCTCATCGTTTCTTTTATCCTGAACAGTATCCCGAAAAAGACATTAATTTGTTTGTCAACAGTATGGCTTTTCAGGATTCCCGTCATATCTGGATTGGAACGGATGGAGGAGGACTCTATGATTATGATTTACTGACAAAGAAGTTTAAGCGTTATACCAATCAGGACGCTTTGCCTTCTAATACAGTTTATGGACTTATAAGAGGTATTAATGGCAATTTGTGGATCAGTACGGATAAAGGATTGGCGTTCATGAAACAGGGTAAGATAGTAAACCTCAACATCTTTAAGGGAATGGAACGTGAGTATAACCGAATGTCTGTTGCGTGTACTTCAGATGGCAGGGTGCTTTTTGGCAGCAACGATGGAGTTGTCGCTTTGACTCCTATGTTTGCCAAAGGTTTGAATTATGCTGCTCCACTTCGTATTCATAGTGTTGAGGTTGAAGGTGTCGAACGTTCCGATTACTGGAATGAATGTCTCTTTGAAATGTTGAAGGAAGGCAAATTGAAACTTAGCCATAATGAGAATACGCTGGTTGTTTCTTTTGAGAGTATCAATTATCAATACCAGTATGATATTCAATATCAATATTATTTGGAAGGATACGACCGTAATTGGAGTAAACCATCTTCTAATCAGTTGGCACGATTTGTAAATTTGCCTTCGGGCAGTTATGTGCTTCATGTAAAGGCTATCTGCAGAAGTAATGGTAGAGAATTGGGAGAAACAACTTTGGAAATTCATATAGCCCAACCTTGGTGGAATACCTGGTGGGCATGGATTATCTATCTCTGTATTTTTGCTGCCATCTTATATTTTGTCTGGCAGTATTACAAAGAGCGCTTACAGCGAAAGTATTATGATGAGAAAATCAATTTCTTCGTTAATACAGCCCATAACATACGTACTCCTTTGAGTCTCGTGTTGGCTCCTCTTGATAATCTGGCTAATGATTCCAGCTTGAGTGAGAAAAGTCGTGGATTCTTGGATATGGCGCATCGCAACGGCAACAAACTATTGAAGATGGTTACAGAATTGCTTGACTTCCAAAAGGTAGAGCAGTCTGCCGAACAGGTTCGCCTGCAAGATATAGAATTGCCGATGCTTTTACGTGTGCAGTTGGAAAAGTTTGTATTGGCAGCTCAGGAGAAGCATATTCAACTGTGTATTGAAACGTGTCCGCAGCAACAGATTCATTCTGATGTCAAAATGATGGATCTGATATTGGAAAATCTTCTCTCGAATGCTATCAAATATACACCTCAAGGTGGAAAGGTTACGTTGTCGGCTTCTGTTGAAGGTAAGATGGCTATGATTCATGTATGTGATACAGGTATAGGTATTCCAAAGGCCGAAATTAAGAGTATCTTCAAGACCTTCTTCAGGGCTTCTAATGCGATAAATTCTCAGGAAATGGGAAGTGGATTAGGACTGATGCTTACACGAAAGCTTGTAGAGAAATTAGGAGGAAAGCTTAGTTTCGTAAGTGAGGAAGGAAAGGGTACTACTTTCTGTGTGAAGATGCCATTAGGTAATGTGACAGATTCTTCAGTCCGGCTTGTTGGAGAAAAGAAAAATGTTGCAACTGAATCTTCTTTAGCTGAAGATAAGCATGATGAAACTAGCCAGACAGTGTCTTCTGCGGTTCTGCAGGATGCTGATGTTTCAACGGATACACTTCTTTTTGTCGATGACAATGAAGATCTTCGCAAATATATCAGAATGACTTTTGGTGATTCTTATCAAGTAGTTGATGTGGAGAGTGCAGAGGCTGCCTTGAAATATTTGAAAGAGGGCGGGGTATGTGATATCGTTGTTTCTGATGTCATGATGCCGGGAATGCACGGAGATGAGTTCTGTCGCAGCATCAAGGAAAATAAGGAAACATCATGGCTGCCTGTTATCCTGCTGACTGCTAAGGCTGGTCGTGACTTTATGATAGAGGGACTCGGATTGGGTGCTGATGACTATATAGCCAAGCCATTCGATACTGCTATTCTTGCGAGTAAGGTTGCCAGTATTTTGAAGAATCGTCGCCGGTTGAGTCAGTATTATATGGACAGAAGCCTTGCTCTTGTTAGAGGAGAGGTTGCTTCTGGGTCTGCTTCTTCCGAGCAGATTGTGGGTTCTGATTCTTCCGATGAACACTTGGAACCTACTGGAACTTCTGAAGAGAAAAAGGATGATACTGTCTTGAATAAGCAAGGCCAGACATTCGAAAATGTGGCAGAAGCTGTTCTGGATCCACAAGACCAGGCTTTTGTAGATAAAGCTACTCGTTTGGTGTTGGCTCATCTGAGCGATACAGACTTTAATATCGACCGACTCTGTAGAGAGATGGCGATGAGTAGAACGCTTTTCTATGGTAGGCTGAAGACTCTTACGGGTCAAAGTCCGCAGGATTTTATGCGTTTGATACGTCTGGAGCAGGCTGCAATCTTCCTGAAACAGGGGGATAGTGTGCTGGATGTATCTGTGAAAGCCGGTTTTGTAAATGTGAAGTACTTTAGTACTGTATTTAAAAAGCACTTTGGAGTTTCTCCAAGTAAGTATCTGTAA